Proteins from a single region of Abyssalbus ytuae:
- a CDS encoding YfhO family protein, protein MTINLKKLLPHVIIVLLFITASLIYFYPVLQGKTIYQSDIVQYTGMAKEQNDFRKKEKEEPYWTNRAFGGMPTYQLGANYPNNFVKKIDKLIRFLPRPADYLFLYLLSFYILLLVLKVDYKLAFLGSLAFGFSTYLIIILGVGHNAKAHAIGYFPLVLAGILLTFQKKYVWGFLLTTLAMALEIGANHFQMTYYLMLLVLVLGIVYLVDAYKKKELPHFFKTTGILVIAVFLGIIVNASNLLATQEYVKWSTRSKSELTFNPDGSPKEPSTGLDREYITQYSYGIGESLNLFVPRLFGGGNSENLGEDSNIYKFLRNQGVPVSQAKDFSENVPTYWGNQPIVAAPAYIGAVIIFLFVLGLFLVKGRIKWWLLGGVILSLLLSWGKNLGFLTNFMIDYFPMYNKFRAVSSIQVILELCVPVLAVFSLMRLLNDFERKEEKLKALKYTTIITAGLCVLLFLFKGTFSFDGVNDEYYRQAMGPQLVEIIKMDRMSVYNQDLFRSLIYVLLSAGIIWFYLKGKLKERYLIIAFAALIIFDLVGVNKRYVNKEDFVQSRIMERPFTPNTADKEILKDNSYFRVFDPSEGLNGARTSYFHNSIGGYHAAKPKRLQELYEYQIAKNNMGVLNMLNIKYIIQQNEQGQYAANNPYANGNAWFVEKIIAVNSANEEMKALDSLNTTSEAVINTNSFNIDRQNFIKDSLASIKLTSYKPNLLKYKSSNHNEGLAVFSEMYYPHGWKATIDGKEAGILRVNYSLRGLQIPAGTHEIEFRFEPRVVQTGSLISLMGTIVFLLLLAGGIFYEFKYKKTSSSKL, encoded by the coding sequence ATGACCATTAACTTAAAAAAACTATTACCTCATGTAATAATAGTTTTGCTTTTTATAACAGCTTCACTAATCTATTTTTATCCGGTATTACAGGGAAAAACCATTTATCAGAGTGATATTGTTCAATATACCGGTATGGCTAAAGAACAAAATGATTTCAGGAAAAAGGAAAAAGAAGAACCCTACTGGACCAACCGTGCTTTTGGCGGAATGCCCACATACCAGTTGGGAGCCAATTATCCTAATAACTTTGTAAAAAAGATTGATAAACTTATACGGTTTTTGCCAAGGCCTGCTGATTATTTATTTCTTTATTTATTAAGTTTTTACATTTTACTGCTGGTTTTAAAAGTAGATTATAAACTGGCGTTTTTAGGATCGCTTGCATTTGGTTTTTCAACATATCTTATAATAATTTTAGGAGTAGGCCACAATGCCAAAGCCCATGCAATAGGCTACTTCCCTTTAGTTCTGGCAGGAATATTACTTACATTCCAAAAAAAATATGTATGGGGATTTTTACTAACTACACTGGCAATGGCGTTGGAAATAGGGGCAAATCATTTTCAAATGACCTATTATTTGATGCTCCTGGTACTGGTATTGGGAATAGTTTATTTAGTAGACGCATATAAAAAGAAAGAATTGCCTCATTTTTTTAAAACGACAGGTATTTTAGTAATTGCCGTTTTTTTAGGAATAATCGTCAATGCCTCTAATTTACTGGCCACCCAGGAATATGTAAAATGGAGCACACGTAGCAAAAGCGAATTAACTTTTAATCCGGATGGCTCTCCCAAAGAGCCTTCAACAGGGCTGGACCGGGAATATATTACCCAATATAGTTACGGAATAGGAGAATCATTAAATTTATTTGTCCCCAGGCTTTTTGGTGGAGGTAACAGTGAAAATTTAGGTGAAGATTCTAATATTTACAAGTTTTTAAGAAATCAGGGAGTACCTGTAAGCCAGGCTAAAGATTTTTCTGAAAATGTTCCAACCTATTGGGGAAATCAACCCATTGTGGCTGCACCGGCTTATATTGGAGCAGTCATAATTTTTCTGTTTGTGCTGGGACTCTTCCTGGTAAAAGGCAGAATAAAGTGGTGGCTGTTAGGAGGAGTCATCCTGTCTCTGCTTCTTTCATGGGGAAAAAATTTGGGCTTTCTCACCAATTTTATGATAGATTATTTCCCCATGTATAACAAGTTTAGGGCAGTTTCTTCAATACAGGTAATTTTAGAATTATGTGTACCGGTTTTGGCTGTTTTTTCTTTAATGAGACTTTTAAATGATTTTGAAAGAAAAGAAGAGAAATTAAAAGCACTGAAATACACAACTATCATTACAGCCGGCTTATGTGTACTTCTATTTTTGTTTAAGGGTACTTTCTCTTTTGATGGTGTAAACGATGAATATTACCGGCAGGCAATGGGACCACAACTTGTTGAGATTATAAAAATGGACCGAATGTCTGTTTATAATCAGGATTTATTCCGGAGTTTAATTTATGTGCTCCTTTCCGCAGGTATTATATGGTTTTATTTAAAAGGAAAGCTAAAAGAAAGATATTTAATAATAGCATTCGCAGCACTCATTATATTTGACTTGGTTGGTGTGAATAAAAGGTATGTAAATAAAGAAGATTTTGTTCAGTCAAGGATTATGGAAAGACCTTTTACACCCAATACTGCCGACAAGGAAATCTTAAAAGACAATTCATATTTTAGGGTATTTGATCCTTCCGAAGGCCTTAATGGAGCCCGCACTTCATATTTTCATAATTCAATTGGGGGGTATCATGCAGCAAAACCAAAACGTTTGCAGGAACTGTATGAATACCAGATAGCCAAAAATAATATGGGTGTACTTAATATGTTGAATATTAAATATATTATTCAACAAAACGAGCAAGGACAATATGCTGCTAATAATCCGTATGCAAACGGAAATGCATGGTTTGTGGAAAAAATTATTGCTGTAAATAGTGCCAATGAAGAAATGAAAGCACTGGATAGCCTTAATACAACCAGTGAAGCTGTAATTAATACCAATTCATTCAATATTGATAGACAAAACTTTATTAAAGATTCCCTGGCTTCAATTAAGTTAACTTCTTATAAACCCAATCTTCTAAAGTATAAATCTTCCAACCATAATGAAGGACTTGCCGTTTTTTCTGAGATGTATTATCCGCATGGATGGAAAGCTACTATTGATGGAAAAGAAGCAGGGATACTTAGAGTTAATTACTCGCTAAGAGGGTTACAAATACCTGCCGGAACACATGAAATTGAATTTAGGTTTGAGCCCCGGGTAGTACAAACAGGTTCTCTTATTTCTCTTATGGGAACTATAGTTTTTTTGCTTTTACTGGCCGGTGGTATTTTTTATGAATTTAAATATAAAAAGACATCTTCCAGCAAGTTGTAA
- a CDS encoding DUF4834 family protein, producing MQLLRTILIILLVYYGLKIISRFLGPVLMKYASKKMEKKFNDIFKQQRDFQQPHKEGETVIDKKPESTSKSKEKVGEYIDFEEIE from the coding sequence ATGCAGTTATTAAGAACAATCTTAATTATACTTTTGGTTTATTACGGCTTAAAAATTATTTCCAGGTTTCTAGGCCCTGTGTTAATGAAGTATGCTTCTAAAAAAATGGAGAAAAAGTTTAATGATATTTTTAAGCAGCAAAGAGATTTTCAACAACCACATAAAGAAGGTGAAACCGTTATCGATAAAAAACCTGAATCTACTTCAAAATCAAAAGAAAAAGTTGGAGAATATATAGATTTTGAAGAAATTGAATAA